The Thermodesulfovibrionales bacterium sequence CCGCGTGGAGAAGGGCAAAGAAAGCTCTTGAGATTGTGTCAGAGAGGATATGCAAAGGGGTGCTGAGAAAATAATTGACATGATAAAAAAAGGAGGCAGAAAATAAATAGGTTTTTAAGATGCAAAAGGAGGTTACTATGTCACTGGTAAGTAAAACTCCTTTGAAGGGTTTCCGAATATTGGTTAATGGGCTCAGCACAATTTTATTCCTTTTGTTTGTCTTAACCCCTAACACTGTTTTATGCCAGGACAAGAAGATAATCCGAATTGGTGTTGTCAAATTTGTTTCCCATGAGGCACTTGACTCGGACGAGAAAGGTTTTGAGGCAGCTCTTGTTGGATCCGGATTTAAGGAAGGAGTAAATGTTATCTATGATCGTCAGAATGCCCAGGGTGATATGAAAAAGGCCGAAGAAATAACCCAGAGATTTGTAAATCAGAAGGTAGACATGATTCATAGTATTGCTACCCCTAATACCCAGGCTGTAGTAAAAGCAACAAAAAATATTCCAATAGTCTTCTCATCCGTCACAGACCCAGTGGCAGCTGGTATTGTGCCAAAAGACAGCGCTCCTGGGAAAAAAAACAGGCACAAATGTGACAGGGGTGAGCGACCAGTGGCCAGTGCAATTACAGATGGAAACCTATGCCAAACTAGTCCCAAAGGCAAAGAAATGGGGTACCATTTATAATCCTGCTGAGGTGAATTCTGTAGTACATGTGAAGGTGATGAGAGAGGTGGCAAAGAAGCTGGGGATAGAACTGATTGAGACTACTATAAGCAGTACCAAAGAGGTACCTCAGGCTGCCAATTCTCTTGTTAGTAAGGTGCACATCATCGTTATTACCACTGATAACACTACCGTTGCAGGCCTGGAAGAGATAGTGAAAATATGCAATGAGAAAAAGATACCCCTTTTCGCTGGTGACTTAGAGAGTGTCAAACGAGGGGCAATTGCTGCATACGGTCTGGACTACTATCTGGTTGGCTATGCAGCTGGCAAGAAGGCAGTTCAGATTCTAAAGGGTATGAAGCCAGGTGATGTCCCTTGGGGGCCTGTTGAAAGGTTTGCCCTTGCTGTAAATGAGAATGCAGCAAAAGCCCAGGGCATAAAACTACCTTCTGAATTCCTGAAAAAGGCAAATAAGGTGTATAAATACTATTTTTGAATAGTGTAGGGAAAAAGTGTAAAGCTTTGTATCCAATTGTGGAGATTATGTGCCTCTTGTTCATTTAGGTTGAATCTAAAAAGGAATATATGATGGGAAAAAAGAGATAAAAATTATTGAAAAATTAATATTAATTACTATTGATTGCTATTGGCATATAACTTACAATAAATTGAAATCAGTCTAATGGATATAGCATGAGCAATTATTATGAATTCCACAAGATGATGACTATCCTAATTGTTGATGATGCCGCTAAGAGTATGTCAATGTTAAGTTCATTACTAAAGGGTAGAAAAACAAGATAAAATGCCAAAAAAAAGACAAGGAGTACTAACTTAAAGAATTCATTGATTTTTCAGGAGTAATATATATGGCAGATGTATTAAGCTTTGAACAAAAACCGATTGTCCTTGTTGTGGATGATACCCCAGCGAATCTTGCCCTGGTGAGTAGCCTATTAAAGGACGTTTATACAGTTAAGGTTGCAAATAAGGGTTCCCGAGCCCTCCAAGTTGCAGCCGCAAAACCAATGCCTGATTTAATCCTCCTTGACATAATGATGCCAGAGATGGATGGCTACGAGGTCATCCAGAAACTCAAAGAAAACCCAGAGACAGCAGATATCCCTGTAATTTTTCTTACTGCAAAGGCTGAAGTGGAAGATGAACAAAAAGGCTTTGAGCTTGGGGCAGTAGATTACATTACTAAGCCTATTAGCCCTCCTATAGTCCTTGCTCGCGTTAAGACACACCTTACCCTAAAGACTGCCAGAGATTTCCTCAAGGATAAGAATGAATATCTCGAAATAGAGATAAAAAGGCGGATAAAGGAATTGACCACTGCCCAGGACATGACTATTATGGCTATGGCATCTCTTGCAGAGACGCGTGATAGCGACACTGGGAATCACATTCGAAGGATACAGAGCTATGTAAAACTACTGGCTAAAAAACTTCAGAAATATCCACGTTTTGGTTATTTTCTTACTGATGAGAATATTGAACTGTTATACAAATCAGCACCCTTGCACGATATAGGTAAGGTAGGGATACCAGATAGGATTTTACTCAAGCCTGACCGCCTTACACCAGAAGAATTTGAAATCATGAAGAGCCACACACTTTTAGGCAAACATGCAATAGAAGAAGCAGAAAAGCTCTGTGATGAAAAGAATACATTTTTAAGCCTTGCTGGTGAGATATGTTTATATCATCATGAAAAATGGGATTGTAGCGGTTATCCTCTAGGGATAGGTGGTGATGAAATCCCTATATCTGCGAGATTGATGGCAATAGCAGATGTCTATGATGCCCTTATTTGTCGACGTGTCTATAAAGACCCTTTACCTCACGAAGAAGCTGTTAAGATCATTAAAGAAGGCTGGGGTATTCACTTTGACCCTGATGTGACTGATGCCTTTGTTGAAAATGCTGATGAATTTCTGGAAATTGCAGAACATTTTAAGGATACAGATAAGGATATTGAGGAGAAAATTGCATTTCTGAAAATGGTTAATTTGGATGAGAAATCGTGTAACTCA is a genomic window containing:
- a CDS encoding ABC transporter substrate-binding protein, translating into METYAKLVPKAKKWGTIYNPAEVNSVVHVKVMREVAKKLGIELIETTISSTKEVPQAANSLVSKVHIIVITTDNTTVAGLEEIVKICNEKKIPLFAGDLESVKRGAIAAYGLDYYLVGYAAGKKAVQILKGMKPGDVPWGPVERFALAVNENAAKAQGIKLPSEFLKKANKVYKYYF
- a CDS encoding two-component system response regulator; this translates as MADVLSFEQKPIVLVVDDTPANLALVSSLLKDVYTVKVANKGSRALQVAAAKPMPDLILLDIMMPEMDGYEVIQKLKENPETADIPVIFLTAKAEVEDEQKGFELGAVDYITKPISPPIVLARVKTHLTLKTARDFLKDKNEYLEIEIKRRIKELTTAQDMTIMAMASLAETRDSDTGNHIRRIQSYVKLLAKKLQKYPRFGYFLTDENIELLYKSAPLHDIGKVGIPDRILLKPDRLTPEEFEIMKSHTLLGKHAIEEAEKLCDEKNTFLSLAGEICLYHHEKWDCSGYPLGIGGDEIPISARLMAIADVYDALICRRVYKDPLPHEEAVKIIKEGWGIHFDPDVTDAFVENADEFLEIAEHFKDTDKDIEEKIAFLKMVNLDEKSCNS